Proteins from a single region of Fodinibius sp. Rm-B-1B1-1:
- the rpsT gene encoding 30S ribosomal protein S20: MPQHQSAVKRVRQNEKRRVRNQAKRSKMKTLIKKALESTDKEEAEKLFKETSSLLDKLAAKDLIHENFAARKKSKIANHVNSL; this comes from the coding sequence ATGCCACAACATCAATCTGCAGTAAAACGAGTGCGACAAAACGAAAAACGTCGCGTTAGAAATCAGGCTAAGCGTTCTAAAATGAAGACTTTGATCAAAAAAGCGCTTGAGTCTACCGATAAAGAAGAAGCCGAAAAGCTGTTTAAAGAAACCAGCTCTTTGCTCGATAAATTAGCTGCCAAGGACTTAATCCACGAAAATTTTGCTGCGCGCAAAAAGTCCAAAATTGCTAACCACGTAAACAGCCTTTAA
- a CDS encoding MoxR family ATPase, translating into MSNNTSSVDSVDMEKLSTEIEEASAFIDDIYSELDKVIVGQRYMIDRLLIGLLADGHVLLEGVPGLAKTLTVSSLAKVIDTKFQRLQFTPDLLPADLIGTLIYNQKEAEFTVKKGPIFANIILADEINRSPAKVQSALLEAMQEQQVTIGEETFSLDDPFLALATQNPVEQEGTYPLPEAQVDRFMMKIKIDYPNEEEELEIMRRMAKTGAKEELKPVITTQKVLEARNVINDIYIDEKVEQYIIDLVFATRNPAKYNLNDLSELINFGASPRASINLNLAARAHAFMEHRAYVTPEDVRIIAMDVLRHRIIPTFEAEAENITSEDIIDKIMSTVQVP; encoded by the coding sequence ATGAGCAACAATACCTCCTCGGTAGATTCTGTGGATATGGAAAAGTTAAGCACAGAAATTGAAGAAGCCAGTGCGTTTATTGACGATATTTATTCGGAGTTAGATAAAGTAATTGTTGGTCAGCGCTATATGATTGATCGACTTCTGATTGGCTTACTGGCAGATGGTCATGTATTGTTGGAAGGAGTGCCCGGACTTGCCAAAACACTCACCGTCTCTTCATTGGCAAAAGTTATTGATACCAAGTTTCAGCGTCTCCAGTTTACCCCCGATTTATTACCTGCGGATTTGATTGGTACATTAATTTACAATCAAAAAGAAGCAGAGTTTACAGTAAAAAAAGGACCTATTTTTGCAAATATTATCTTGGCTGATGAAATAAATCGATCGCCTGCCAAGGTACAAAGTGCCCTTTTAGAAGCTATGCAGGAACAACAAGTAACAATTGGTGAGGAGACCTTCTCCCTTGATGACCCCTTCTTAGCCCTGGCTACCCAAAATCCTGTCGAACAGGAAGGTACCTATCCCCTGCCAGAAGCACAGGTCGATCGATTTATGATGAAAATTAAAATTGATTATCCCAATGAAGAAGAAGAGCTCGAAATCATGCGGCGTATGGCTAAGACCGGAGCTAAAGAAGAGTTAAAGCCGGTGATTACTACCCAAAAAGTCTTGGAGGCTCGCAATGTAATTAACGATATCTATATTGATGAAAAGGTTGAGCAATATATTATAGATTTAGTTTTTGCCACACGAAACCCTGCAAAATATAATCTTAATGATCTTTCTGAGTTGATTAACTTCGGAGCCTCTCCCCGAGCATCTATCAACCTAAATTTAGCAGCTCGAGCACATGCCTTTATGGAACACCGGGCCTATGTTACACCCGAGGATGTTCGAATTATTGCTATGGATGTTTTACGCCATCGTATTATTCCAACATTTGAAGCCGAAGCCGAAAACATCACTTCAGAAGATATCATCGACAAAATTATGTCAACTGTTCAAGTTCCATAA
- the rpsA gene encoding 30S ribosomal protein S1: MTEEVKQEQNNENQEQDTATDEVTEETAVETTTEEEVRVEPEEEDIAVFSGDLDDEETFTYEQLQAASEDYTDEEFHELADMYEDTLNEIEEKEIVTGRVVSVDEDYVVVDIGFKSEGMVQTNEFPNEVVEELEPGDEVDVFLDQVEDQEGQLILSRRKADILHAWETIERAAETGEIVEGKIQRRIKGGMVADIMGIDAFLPGSQIDVRPVRDFDAYVGKTMEFQVVKLNMSAENVVVSHRALIESDLEEQREEILESIEEGQVLEGIVKNITDFGVFIDLGGVDGLLHITDLSWGRVEHPEEIVSLDQRLNVAVIDFDEESKRVSLGLKQLQPHPWDEIDLKYPENIQVQGRVVSIADYGAFIELEKGVEGLIHISEMSWTQHIKHPSQLVSKDDIIDCVVLNVNEPEKKISLGVKQLEKDPWEDIDERYPVGSKHKGTVRNLTNFGVFVELEPGIDGLIHISDLSWTEKINHPNEVIDKDEEIEVVILAIDFENRRITLGHKQIEENPWEKFAEEYSGSTKVEGEVSKTTEKGVFVKLPYDLEGFLPASKTDTDGDPEENFEEGDTIETFVIELDETNKNITLSEREQDVKKAKEAKKRGSSSQQKEESTPQTGTPTLGEMSGLADLKKEMADKEKAARNLQKKAEEVEEEEGDADEEE; encoded by the coding sequence ATGACCGAAGAAGTTAAACAAGAACAAAATAACGAAAACCAAGAGCAGGACACAGCTACCGACGAGGTAACTGAAGAAACTGCAGTAGAAACAACTACCGAAGAAGAAGTAAGGGTAGAGCCGGAAGAAGAGGATATTGCCGTATTTTCTGGCGATTTAGATGACGAAGAAACATTTACATATGAACAATTGCAGGCTGCATCGGAAGATTATACCGATGAGGAGTTTCATGAGCTTGCAGATATGTATGAAGACACGCTCAACGAGATTGAGGAAAAAGAAATTGTCACCGGGCGTGTTGTTTCTGTTGATGAAGATTATGTTGTCGTTGATATCGGGTTCAAATCCGAAGGGATGGTGCAAACCAATGAGTTTCCTAATGAGGTAGTAGAGGAACTGGAGCCCGGCGATGAAGTTGATGTATTTTTAGATCAGGTTGAAGACCAGGAAGGTCAGTTAATTTTATCTCGTCGCAAAGCAGATATTCTGCATGCATGGGAGACGATTGAACGTGCAGCTGAAACTGGAGAAATTGTTGAAGGTAAGATCCAGCGCCGCATTAAAGGTGGTATGGTTGCCGATATTATGGGTATTGACGCATTCTTGCCTGGGTCACAGATTGATGTACGACCTGTTCGCGATTTCGATGCCTATGTTGGCAAGACGATGGAATTCCAGGTTGTTAAGCTGAATATGTCAGCTGAGAACGTGGTTGTTTCTCACCGTGCACTCATTGAGTCTGATCTCGAAGAACAGCGCGAAGAAATTCTCGAATCTATCGAAGAAGGTCAGGTGCTTGAAGGTATCGTCAAAAATATTACTGATTTCGGTGTGTTTATCGATCTTGGTGGTGTCGACGGTCTCTTGCACATTACCGATCTTTCTTGGGGACGTGTTGAACATCCCGAAGAAATCGTTTCGCTCGATCAGCGACTTAATGTTGCGGTTATCGACTTTGATGAGGAAAGTAAGCGTGTTTCTCTTGGACTTAAGCAGCTACAGCCGCATCCATGGGATGAAATTGATCTTAAGTATCCTGAAAATATTCAGGTGCAAGGTCGGGTTGTTTCTATCGCTGATTACGGTGCCTTTATTGAGCTCGAAAAAGGTGTTGAAGGACTTATCCACATTAGTGAGATGTCATGGACACAGCATATCAAGCACCCATCGCAGTTGGTCAGCAAGGATGATATCATCGACTGTGTTGTGCTAAATGTGAACGAGCCCGAGAAGAAAATTTCACTTGGCGTCAAGCAGCTTGAGAAAGATCCTTGGGAAGATATCGATGAGCGTTACCCCGTTGGATCTAAGCACAAGGGAACAGTTCGCAACCTCACCAACTTTGGTGTGTTTGTTGAGCTCGAGCCCGGTATTGACGGACTCATCCACATTTCTGACTTAAGTTGGACCGAAAAGATCAACCATCCAAACGAGGTTATTGACAAGGATGAGGAGATCGAAGTAGTTATTCTGGCGATCGATTTCGAAAATCGTCGAATCACACTTGGTCATAAGCAGATTGAAGAGAATCCATGGGAGAAATTCGCTGAAGAGTACAGTGGTTCTACCAAGGTTGAAGGTGAAGTATCCAAGACCACCGAAAAGGGTGTGTTTGTGAAGTTGCCTTATGATCTTGAAGGATTCTTGCCGGCCAGCAAAACAGATACAGATGGTGACCCCGAAGAGAACTTCGAAGAGGGTGATACTATTGAAACGTTTGTTATTGAGCTGGATGAAACCAATAAGAACATTACGCTCAGCGAACGTGAGCAGGATGTTAAGAAGGCCAAGGAAGCGAAAAAACGTGGAAGTAGTAGTCAGCAAAAAGAAGAGTCTACTCCTCAAACAGGTACACCTACATTAGGTGAAATGTCTGGTCTTGCCGATCTGAAAAAAGAGATGGCAGATAAAGAGAAAGCAGCTCGGAACCTTCAAAAGAAAGCCGAAGAGGTTGAAGAGGAAGAAGGTGATGCTGATGAAGAAGAGTAA
- a CDS encoding glycosyltransferase has product MFFSVIIPVYNRPEEVDELLQTLTEQSYQNFETLIIEDGSEDRCEDVVKRYEEQLDIRYYYKENSGQGFSRNFGFERAKGDYFVVFDSDCLIPPHYFETVKDHLQKHKLDAFGGPDREHESFSPIQKAISYTMTSPFTTGGIRGNKNHAGTFHPRSFNMGISRDVYEETGGYKITRMGEDIEFSIRIIKQGFTTGLIPNAYVYHKRRTSLRKFFNQLHFFGRARININRFHPGEIKFIHTLPAIFVLGMIFFLSLPFWDMELFNILLIPFLFFFSLIFAHASVKNSSLYIGILSTAAALIQLSGYGIGFLREWWDEQQE; this is encoded by the coding sequence ATGTTTTTCTCTGTCATCATTCCAGTGTATAACCGCCCTGAAGAAGTGGACGAATTGCTCCAAACGCTTACCGAGCAATCGTATCAAAACTTTGAAACATTAATTATCGAAGATGGTTCCGAAGATCGGTGTGAAGATGTTGTGAAAAGATATGAAGAACAACTCGACATCCGTTACTATTACAAAGAAAACTCGGGACAGGGTTTTAGCAGGAATTTTGGTTTCGAACGTGCGAAGGGCGACTATTTTGTTGTTTTTGATTCAGATTGCCTCATTCCACCACACTATTTCGAAACAGTCAAAGATCATCTTCAAAAACATAAGTTAGATGCTTTTGGTGGACCTGATCGTGAACACGAAAGCTTTTCACCCATTCAAAAAGCTATTAGCTATACCATGACTTCCCCTTTTACAACCGGTGGTATTCGTGGTAATAAAAACCATGCCGGCACTTTTCATCCCCGGAGCTTTAATATGGGAATATCCCGAGACGTCTATGAAGAAACAGGGGGCTATAAAATCACGCGCATGGGCGAAGATATTGAGTTTAGTATACGTATCATTAAACAGGGATTTACCACTGGATTAATTCCCAATGCCTATGTCTATCATAAACGGCGCACAAGCTTACGTAAATTTTTCAACCAGCTCCACTTCTTTGGGCGGGCACGAATAAATATCAATCGCTTTCATCCCGGAGAAATAAAATTTATCCATACCCTTCCGGCAATATTTGTACTGGGTATGATCTTCTTTTTGAGTCTCCCCTTTTGGGATATGGAATTGTTTAATATTCTCCTTATTCCGTTTTTATTCTTCTTTTCGCTCATCTTTGCACATGCATCCGTAAAAAATTCCAGCCTTTATATTGGTATACTCAGTACCGCTGCAGCATTGATTCAACTCTCTGGCTATGGAATAGGCTTTTTAAGGGAATGGTGGGACGAGCAACAAGAATAA
- the gpmI gene encoding 2,3-bisphosphoglycerate-independent phosphoglycerate mutase, which translates to MANPYSKALLIILDGFGLAQNPEVSAIDKAHKPFIDSLFGSNPHSKLSASGHDVGLPDGQFGNSEVGHLNIGAGRIVPQELTRVNTSIEDGSFFENRVLKQAFEKAKTNGRIHIMGLFSDGGVHSHNNHLFALLDFAQKTGIDNTYVHAFTDGRDTSPHGGLNYLKEFENKAGEIGSGEIASIVGRYYAMDRDNRWERTKLAYDLLVHGEGEQFSNATEALQSSYNEDVTDEFVKPKLINNSPDSRIQEDDVIIFYNIRGDRARQITRALTEDNFSEFEVEKNLNLHYVTFTSYDDTFEHVQVAYPPVNLHNTLGEVVSKHHLKQLRIAETEKYPHVTYFFNGGEEEPFENEERILIPSPKVATYDLQPEMSAVEVTDALCAQLITEKHHLGILNYANPDMVGHTGDMDATIKAVETIDQQLQKVVDTATEHDYKMLIIADHGNADCLKNEDGSPHTAHTSALVPALIVNEPNATDMNDGILADVAPTLLKLMGIEQPEEMTGSPLF; encoded by the coding sequence GTGGCTAACCCATATTCCAAGGCACTTCTGATTATTTTAGACGGCTTCGGGTTAGCCCAAAATCCCGAAGTAAGTGCTATTGACAAGGCGCATAAGCCGTTTATCGATTCCCTTTTTGGGAGTAATCCCCATTCTAAACTCTCGGCCAGTGGTCATGATGTAGGGCTTCCCGACGGGCAGTTTGGCAACTCTGAGGTTGGACACCTTAATATTGGTGCGGGCCGTATCGTTCCCCAAGAACTAACGCGTGTAAATACCTCCATCGAGGATGGAAGCTTTTTTGAAAATAGAGTATTAAAGCAAGCCTTTGAAAAGGCAAAGACGAATGGGCGTATCCATATTATGGGGCTATTTTCTGATGGAGGCGTACACAGCCATAATAACCATTTATTTGCGCTTCTCGATTTTGCCCAAAAAACTGGTATTGATAATACCTATGTTCATGCTTTTACGGATGGACGCGACACTTCTCCCCACGGCGGACTTAATTACTTAAAAGAGTTTGAAAACAAAGCCGGGGAAATTGGCAGTGGAGAAATTGCATCTATCGTGGGACGCTATTATGCTATGGATCGCGATAATCGTTGGGAGCGTACAAAACTTGCGTATGATCTTTTAGTACATGGAGAAGGTGAGCAGTTCTCAAATGCTACAGAAGCTCTTCAATCATCATATAATGAAGATGTTACGGATGAGTTTGTAAAACCAAAGCTTATTAACAATTCACCCGACTCCCGAATTCAAGAAGATGATGTTATCATCTTTTATAATATTCGCGGTGACCGCGCTCGGCAAATCACCCGCGCACTAACGGAAGATAACTTCAGTGAGTTTGAAGTAGAGAAAAATCTCAACCTTCATTACGTCACCTTTACTTCGTATGATGATACCTTTGAACACGTTCAGGTAGCTTATCCACCGGTGAATTTGCACAATACACTGGGCGAAGTCGTTAGCAAACACCACTTGAAACAACTGAGAATCGCTGAAACGGAAAAATATCCTCATGTAACCTACTTTTTTAACGGTGGTGAAGAAGAGCCCTTTGAGAATGAAGAACGTATCTTAATCCCCAGTCCTAAAGTAGCAACATATGACCTTCAACCAGAAATGAGTGCTGTTGAAGTTACGGATGCTCTTTGTGCTCAGCTGATTACCGAAAAACACCATCTCGGAATTTTGAATTATGCCAATCCTGACATGGTTGGACATACCGGCGATATGGATGCTACAATAAAAGCAGTTGAAACAATTGATCAGCAGTTGCAAAAAGTAGTTGATACTGCTACGGAACATGACTACAAAATGCTCATTATTGCTGACCACGGTAATGCCGATTGTTTAAAAAATGAAGATGGGAGTCCCCACACAGCACATACTTCTGCTTTGGTTCCAGCGCTTATTGTTAATGAACCAAATGCTACAGATATGAACGATGGCATTCTTGCCGATGTAGCCCCTACCCTCCTAAAATTGATGGGAATAGAACAACCCGAAGAAATGACGGGATCACCACTATTCTAA
- a CDS encoding ATP-dependent Clp protease ATP-binding subunit, with translation MEGNFSSKVRDVIQFSREEALRLGHDYIGTEHLILGIVRLGEGVAVKILKNLNCDLFKLKKTVEDTVRGTGGSVKVGNIPLTKQAEKVLRITYLEAKLYKSDTIGTEHLLLSLLRDDENIAAQILQQFNVSYDAVREELDLIISGKSSDKDRQDSGSVSASLSSSKGGSSKSSGSSREKKMEKSKTPVLDNFGRDLTQLAEDGKLDPIIGREKEIERVAQVLSRRKKNNPVLIGEPGVGKTAIAEGLATRIIERKVSRVLYDKRVVALDLAALVAGTKYRGQFEERIKAVMGELEKTQNVILFIDELHTIVGAGGASGSLDASNMLKPALARGEVQAIGATTLNEYRQHIEKDGALERRFQKIMVDPTTPEETTEILSQIKDKYEKHHSVRYSEEAIEACVKLTDRYVTDHFLPDKAIDALDEAGARVHLSNIHVPQHIIDLEEQIEKTSNEKNGMVKKQRFEEAARLRDKEKRLTEELEQAQKEWEKESEEIVYDVEEEDVAQVVGMMSGVPVSKINQSESKKLVKMKEELSKQVIGQNEAIVKLTKAIKRTRAGLKDPTRPIGSFIFLGPTGVGKTEMAKVLAQYLFDKEDALIRIDMSEYMEKFSVSRLVGAPPGYVGYEEGGMLTEKVRRKPYSVVLLDEIEKAHPDVFNILLQVLDDGILTDSLGRKVDFRNTIIIMTSNIGARDIRSLGEGIGFSSGAKSFDYEKMKSTIQDALKKVFNPEFLNRIDDVITFRALEKEDIFKIIDILSDDLFKRIRDLGYEVEVTKGAKDFLSDKGFDQKYGARPLKRAIQKYVEEPLAEELLESEHEEGAQIKIKMNKSRDGLLFDWSDTDDTTQIETSDDEIKADKEKESDNGSEDEKSKSEAKA, from the coding sequence ATGGAGGGCAATTTCTCAAGTAAAGTCCGAGATGTAATTCAATTTAGCCGTGAAGAAGCACTTCGCCTGGGTCACGACTATATAGGAACCGAACACTTGATTCTTGGCATTGTTCGGCTGGGCGAAGGTGTAGCAGTAAAAATTCTAAAGAATCTAAATTGTGACCTTTTCAAGCTTAAAAAAACAGTTGAAGATACCGTACGCGGCACTGGCGGATCAGTAAAAGTGGGTAATATCCCCCTAACAAAACAAGCTGAAAAAGTACTGCGTATCACCTATCTCGAAGCTAAATTGTATAAAAGTGATACCATTGGTACAGAACATTTACTACTGTCATTGTTGCGCGACGATGAGAATATTGCCGCACAAATTCTTCAACAGTTTAATGTTTCATATGATGCAGTTCGCGAAGAGTTAGATCTTATTATCTCAGGTAAATCATCTGACAAGGATCGACAAGATTCAGGTTCTGTGTCAGCAAGTTTATCATCCTCTAAAGGTGGAAGTTCAAAATCGTCTGGAAGCTCACGAGAAAAGAAAATGGAAAAATCAAAGACACCTGTACTCGACAATTTTGGCCGCGATTTAACACAGCTGGCTGAAGATGGAAAGCTCGACCCTATTATTGGTCGCGAAAAAGAGATTGAGCGTGTTGCTCAGGTCTTAAGCCGTCGCAAGAAAAACAACCCGGTATTAATTGGTGAACCAGGGGTTGGGAAAACTGCTATTGCTGAAGGATTGGCTACCCGCATTATTGAACGAAAAGTTTCGCGGGTACTATACGACAAACGCGTTGTTGCCCTGGATCTGGCTGCCCTGGTTGCAGGAACCAAATACCGCGGACAATTTGAAGAACGTATTAAAGCAGTAATGGGCGAACTGGAAAAAACTCAAAATGTAATTCTCTTTATTGATGAGCTTCACACTATTGTAGGTGCTGGCGGAGCAAGCGGCTCACTCGATGCTTCTAACATGTTAAAACCTGCTCTTGCCCGTGGCGAAGTTCAAGCGATCGGTGCTACTACGCTTAATGAATACCGTCAACACATCGAAAAAGACGGTGCTCTTGAACGCCGCTTCCAAAAAATAATGGTTGATCCGACTACGCCGGAAGAAACCACTGAAATTTTATCTCAAATTAAAGACAAGTACGAAAAGCATCACAGCGTTCGATATTCTGAAGAAGCTATCGAAGCCTGTGTGAAACTTACCGACCGCTATGTAACCGACCACTTTTTGCCAGATAAAGCGATTGATGCGCTCGACGAAGCTGGTGCTCGTGTTCACTTGTCTAATATCCACGTGCCGCAACATATCATTGACTTGGAAGAGCAAATTGAAAAAACCAGCAATGAGAAAAATGGTATGGTCAAAAAGCAGCGTTTCGAAGAAGCTGCTCGTCTACGTGATAAAGAAAAACGCTTAACGGAAGAACTTGAACAAGCCCAGAAAGAGTGGGAAAAAGAATCTGAAGAAATCGTCTACGATGTTGAGGAAGAAGACGTAGCACAGGTCGTAGGCATGATGAGTGGCGTTCCTGTTAGCAAAATTAACCAGAGTGAAAGCAAGAAACTGGTTAAGATGAAGGAAGAACTCTCCAAGCAGGTCATTGGACAAAATGAGGCTATTGTAAAACTTACAAAAGCTATCAAACGTACTCGGGCCGGACTCAAAGATCCTACCCGACCTATTGGATCGTTTATTTTCCTTGGACCAACGGGAGTCGGTAAAACAGAAATGGCTAAAGTGCTTGCTCAGTATTTGTTTGATAAAGAAGATGCACTTATCCGCATTGATATGAGTGAGTATATGGAGAAATTTTCTGTCTCTCGACTTGTAGGTGCTCCTCCAGGATATGTCGGATATGAAGAAGGTGGTATGCTTACAGAGAAAGTTCGTCGAAAGCCCTACAGTGTTGTTCTGTTAGATGAAATCGAAAAAGCACACCCTGATGTATTTAATATTTTACTGCAGGTACTTGATGATGGAATTCTAACGGATAGTCTTGGCCGTAAGGTTGACTTTCGAAATACTATCATTATCATGACATCAAATATAGGAGCACGTGACATCCGTAGCTTGGGTGAAGGTATTGGATTTTCAAGTGGAGCAAAAAGCTTCGACTATGAGAAGATGAAGTCAACCATTCAGGATGCCCTTAAAAAGGTATTTAACCCTGAGTTCCTAAACCGTATCGACGATGTTATCACCTTCCGAGCACTCGAAAAAGAAGATATATTCAAGATTATTGATATTCTTTCTGATGATCTGTTCAAACGTATTCGAGATCTCGGCTACGAAGTTGAAGTTACCAAAGGTGCTAAAGACTTCTTAAGTGATAAAGGGTTTGATCAGAAATATGGAGCTCGTCCGCTTAAGCGTGCGATACAAAAATATGTAGAGGAACCACTGGCTGAAGAACTGCTCGAATCTGAACACGAAGAAGGAGCTCAGATCAAAATTAAGATGAATAAATCTCGTGATGGCCTCCTCTTTGACTGGTCAGATACCGACGACACTACACAAATCGAAACCAGTGACGATGAAATTAAAGCTGATAAAGAAAAAGAGTCAGATAATGGCTCCGAAGACGAAAAATCAAAGTCTGAGGCTAAGGCTTAA
- the cmk gene encoding (d)CMP kinase: MIIVIDGPAGSGKSSTARAVADRLNIEYLDSGALYRAVTLIYIEANRDKEVFFELLNQKEISFYYEDQTFYVAIDGQSVTNELRTAKVAEFVSEVAALPRVRSFVNNLMREAVIDGLYIAEGRDLGTAVFPDAELKFFMSADLEERAKRRYKERKSKNPEITLEEVKQNIAERDLKDSKRKADPLKKADDAIEFDTTDVTFEQQVDKICSKVSEVIEVQN; encoded by the coding sequence ATGATCATAGTGATCGATGGTCCGGCCGGATCGGGTAAGAGTTCGACAGCCCGGGCAGTGGCAGACCGATTAAATATTGAGTATCTCGATTCTGGTGCGCTGTACAGAGCCGTTACCCTTATATATATAGAGGCAAATCGAGATAAGGAAGTGTTCTTTGAGTTATTGAATCAAAAAGAGATCTCGTTCTATTACGAAGATCAGACATTCTATGTGGCAATTGATGGGCAGTCTGTTACTAATGAGTTGCGAACGGCCAAGGTTGCTGAATTTGTAAGCGAAGTGGCTGCTTTGCCGCGTGTACGATCATTTGTTAATAACCTGATGCGAGAAGCAGTTATTGATGGTTTATATATCGCTGAAGGTCGCGACTTGGGGACAGCAGTATTTCCTGATGCAGAATTGAAGTTTTTTATGTCTGCGGATTTAGAAGAGCGTGCAAAGCGACGTTATAAAGAGCGAAAGTCAAAAAATCCGGAGATAACTTTAGAAGAAGTGAAACAAAATATTGCAGAACGAGATTTAAAAGATTCTAAACGTAAAGCAGATCCACTGAAAAAAGCGGATGATGCTATTGAGTTTGATACCACAGATGTGACTTTTGAACAGCAAGTTGATAAAATTTGTTCTAAAGTTTCGGAAGTGATCGAAGTACAGAACTAA
- a CDS encoding NADH-quinone oxidoreductase subunit J — translation MITYFFIFLAVLAVASALAMVISKNTVNSALFLVLNMVSLAGLFLLLKAQFLAVIQILVYAGAIMVLFLFVIMLLNVQDEESLFNKFRLKYFVAFLLGVGVFSQILYSLGSFTDTLPTVSSDMAYVGTVEAVGDVLFTEYLLPFELTAILLTAAVVGALIVAQHKVKSGATND, via the coding sequence ATGATAACTTATTTCTTTATTTTCTTAGCGGTGTTAGCAGTTGCATCTGCTTTAGCAATGGTAATTAGTAAGAATACTGTTAACAGTGCTCTTTTCTTAGTCTTAAATATGGTGTCTTTAGCAGGATTGTTTTTGCTGTTAAAAGCACAATTTTTAGCTGTTATTCAGATTCTGGTTTATGCCGGGGCTATAATGGTACTGTTTTTATTTGTGATTATGCTTTTAAACGTGCAGGATGAAGAAAGCTTGTTTAACAAGTTTCGACTGAAGTATTTTGTGGCTTTTCTACTCGGAGTAGGAGTATTTTCACAAATCTTGTATAGCTTGGGAAGTTTTACCGATACGCTACCTACCGTTTCATCTGATATGGCCTATGTAGGTACGGTTGAGGCCGTAGGTGATGTACTCTTTACCGAATATCTTTTACCATTTGAATTAACCGCAATTTTATTGACAGCTGCTGTCGTTGGAGCATTAATTGTGGCACAACACAAAGTTAAATCTGGGGCAACGAATGATTAG
- the nuoK gene encoding NADH-quinone oxidoreductase subunit NuoK produces MISIDWFLALSALLFCIGIIGVLIRKNAIVIFMCVELMLNAVNLSLISFSSHYGNIDGQILVFFSLAVAAAEAVVGLAIIIAIFRNNLSVDINKVSLLRW; encoded by the coding sequence ATGATTAGTATTGATTGGTTTTTAGCGCTAAGCGCTCTGCTTTTTTGTATTGGGATTATAGGCGTGCTAATTCGGAAGAATGCCATTGTGATTTTTATGTGCGTTGAACTTATGTTGAATGCCGTAAATCTTTCACTTATTTCTTTTAGTAGTCACTATGGTAATATTGACGGGCAAATATTGGTTTTTTTCTCACTTGCCGTAGCCGCTGCCGAAGCGGTAGTTGGCTTAGCAATTATTATTGCCATATTCCGTAATAATCTATCGGTAGATATTAATAAAGTAAGTTTATTACGTTGGTAG